The DNA window AACAGCAAGATTCAGGCAGCCAAAAGGAGGGCTAGAGGCTATCGAAATATTGAAAACTTCATTAATATGATCTACTTTTTATGTGGAAAACTGAAATTCTCCTCTCCACTCGATCTGGCATAGACCCTCTTTTAGGGCACACAGATATTCGAACAACCAGAATGTACGTTAAAACGGATGTGGAGCGTATTAGGAAATTATTATTGCAAGTGGGCGCAGGATAAGATATTCACAACTCAAGGTGTTTGTAGCCTTCTGGCTGGGAGGGTGGATACGCAGGGCAATCGGGGTTAAATAAATTTAAAATCAATGAGTTACATGTTGAGGCATGAAATAATGTCTGCATTTGGTTATATTTCCAACTAATTCTGACCATAATTCTCCAAAACTTGATATAAGTTCTGGTTTATTGTAAATGTCAAGCTCATAACTCATTGATAGTTTGTAAATTTAAGCCCGATTGCCCTGGGTGGATACGGGATTTAGGTATTATTATATTTTGATTTGTGCTATATAATGATTTCTTTCAACAATATCAATAGAGAGTGTAACTGAAATTTTAACATATTTTGAAAGGGGATTGGTCTGTGTCTCTTTATAATATTAATGGTGCCGAGAGAGAGAATCGAACTCTCACTCCCGCGTGGGAACCGGATTTTGAATCCGGCGCGTCTACCAGTTCCGCCACCTCGGCATCAAACATTTACATGCAAAAAAATGGAGCTGGCGATAAGAATCGAACTTACGACCGGCTGATTACAAATCAGCTGCTCTACCAACTGAGCTACGCCAGCTTATTTAAGCTTCCCCGAAGAGAATGCGCATTCTATTTGCTCTCTATCTTAAAAGCAATACTTTATTTACAGTTTATGACTTGTTTTTTAATTTCTGGGGATTTTTTAAAGAGGCGTGCCCATTCAGGTGACAAACGATCTGTTTTATCGATATCATAAGCATTGAGCCAGTATTGATCGCTATCACGGTAACGATCTGCTATTTTCACACTGAACCCCTTTTGAGTCATCGCTTTCTGATGCCTCTTTGCACCACTCTGTATTGAAAACACCCCGAGAGAAATGGCATTTTCATATTCGCCTTGACGAATAATAGCGCTATCATTGATATTTTGCATTTTTAGCCCTTGCAACATCTCACGCGCTTCTGCTTTAGAAGGCAAAGGTGGAATATATACGCGGTAACCGATATGAACAGGCTCACTAATAGTACGTTGATTCACTTTAATTCCCAAGTACATCAATTCATTCATCACTTTTTTTGCTTTATTTTTCTCTGCAAAAGGCCCCAGTTTGTAACACATATTTTGATCAGCGACCAATACATCATTATTAACAGGCAGGGAAGTATCAGAATAAATAACAACCTCTTTTATTTTTGAAGTGATTGTGTCTGAGGCCGTTTCACTGCTTTTACTACTCTCTTGATTGATTTCACCTTGCTGACTGGCCTTGGCTTTATCTGCTTCACTCAAAAGCACCAAGCTTTGAGTGCTATCACTGATAGTCTGAGACTGTCTCATCACCTGATCATCAGAAGTACCAAGTTGCCACCACAAAAAAAACAGCACATTTATCACTAATAAAACTAAAAATAACCGCTTCATATAACCTCTAGAGACCAATCAACAAGTTCTTAAACTCACTTCACCACTTTGATAAAAACCAGTTTTACCCTCTGATTCAAAGACTAATGCGCCCGTCTCATCCACACCTCGTGATATACCATAAATATTCTTGTCATATATATTCAACACAGCTGCAGAGCCATTCATCATATCCATAGATCTCCAACGCTCCAAAAAAGATGACAAACCAGAGCTTTGATACAACAAAACCGTTTCTATCAATTTTTCTAATAAAATCGAAGCAAGTTGATTACGTGACACCGTTTTACCCAGAGCTGTTTCCAGATCAACCCATGCTTGATCTATTTCATCCGCAGAATGTTCAGGCATCCGTATATTCAGACCCACCCCAATCACAACATCGCTGACACCAACCACCTCTCCTGTGACTTCCAATAATATACCGGCTAACTTCCTCTCTTTCCATAAAATATCATTGGGCCACTTAACCGAAATACCTTTCAACCCGACTGACCGCAAAGCATCAGCCACAGCGACAGCAATGGCTAAACTTAGACCACCCAACTGTACCGGACTGAGTGAAAACTGCCAATACAAAGATAAGTATAGATTAGATGCAAACGGTGATATCCATTGACGACCACGCCGACCTCGACCCGCACTTTGAAATTCAGCCAAGCAAACCGAACCACTTTCAATGGACTCTTGCTGCACCTGCAACATTAAGTAGCTATTTGTGGAATCAATTTCAGAATGTATTTCAACAGAAGAAAGGAAAAGGCGTAAGTCAGGGCAAACCCCAACCATAATACGCTTTTGGTCTAATAATTCTATAGGGTTCTCAAGACGATAACCCTTCCCTGGCACAGCATAAAAATGAACCCCCCAACACTGAGTCAGTATTTTTAAATGTTTCCATACCGCAGCGCGACTTATACCTAAAGCTTCACCCAATGCCTCACCCGAGTGAAAAGAGCCATCAGATAAAATAGACAGAAGCCGAAGCCGCATAAAATAATATAATTAATCTTTATAGCGCTGAAACACCAAACTTGCATTGGTTCCACCGAAACCAAAGCTGTTTGACAATACCGTATTTAAATTTGCATTATTGATACGCACCCGTACCACATTAATACCTGCTGCTCCTTCATCCAGGTTTTTGATGTTAGCTGAAGCCGCAATAAAATTATTCTCCATCATCAATAAACTATAGATGGCTTCATTGACACCTGCCGCACCCAAGGAGTGACCTGTCAAAGATTTTGTGGAAGAAACCGCAGGTGTTTTATCGCCAAATTGTGCTTTAATAGCCTCCAGCTCTCGGATATCACCTGCAGGCGTACTTGTACCGTGGGCATTAATGTAGTCAATCGAACCGTCAACAGTAGCCAGTGCTTGTGCCATGCAGCGCACCGCCCCTTCGCCCGAAGGTTGCACCATATCGTAGCCATCAGAAGTCGCACCATAGCCGACTAATTCTGCATATATTTTAGCGCCACGACGCTTAGCGTGCTCAAGCTCCTCAACCACCAAAGTACCACCGCCACCAGAAATAACAAAGCCATCA is part of the Gammaproteobacteria bacterium genome and encodes:
- a CDS encoding SPOR domain-containing protein, which encodes MKRLFLVLLVINVLFFLWWQLGTSDDQVMRQSQTISDSTQSLVLLSEADKAKASQQGEINQESSKSSETASDTITSKIKEVVIYSDTSLPVNNDVLVADQNMCYKLGPFAEKNKAKKVMNELMYLGIKVNQRTISEPVHIGYRVYIPPLPSKAEAREMLQGLKMQNINDSAIIRQGEYENAISLGVFSIQSGAKRHQKAMTQKGFSVKIADRYRDSDQYWLNAYDIDKTDRLSPEWARLFKKSPEIKKQVINCK
- a CDS encoding transposase, yielding NSKIQAAKRRARGYRNIENFINMIYFLCGKLKFSSPLDLA
- the birA gene encoding bifunctional biotin--[acetyl-CoA-carboxylase] ligase/biotin operon repressor BirA — encoded protein: MRLRLLSILSDGSFHSGEALGEALGISRAAVWKHLKILTQCWGVHFYAVPGKGYRLENPIELLDQKRIMVGVCPDLRLFLSSVEIHSEIDSTNSYLMLQVQQESIESGSVCLAEFQSAGRGRRGRQWISPFASNLYLSLYWQFSLSPVQLGGLSLAIAVAVADALRSVGLKGISVKWPNDILWKERKLAGILLEVTGEVVGVSDVVIGVGLNIRMPEHSADEIDQAWVDLETALGKTVSRNQLASILLEKLIETVLLYQSSGLSSFLERWRSMDMMNGSAAVLNIYDKNIYGISRGVDETGALVFESEGKTGFYQSGEVSLRTC